The following coding sequences are from one Diabrotica virgifera virgifera chromosome 2, PGI_DIABVI_V3a window:
- the LOC126880531 gene encoding uncharacterized protein LOC126880531, which yields MSEVQLKPVNEADFQDLKSRMKLIAEADPTQYHNDFSLRRYLRAFKTVDDAFKAILKTNKWRKEYGVENLTADSPEVKSNLDANKARVLRHRDMFGRPVIYIPAKNHNASNRDIDELTKFIVYCLEDACKKCFEEVVDNLCIVFDLQDFGVSCMDYQLVKNLIWLLSRHYPERLGVCLIINSSSLFSSCWAVIKGWLDENTTSKVTFVGSEEELCKYLIPDILPTDI from the exons ATGTCTGAAGTTCAATTAAAACCAGTAAACGAAGCTGATTTTCAAGATTTGAAAAGTCGAATGAAATTAATAGCAGAAGCTGATCCTACACAATATCATAATGATTTCTCCTTGAGGCGGTATTTGCGAGCTTTTAAAACTGTTGACGATGCTTTCAAG gCCATTCTCAAGACGAACAAATGGAGGAAAGAATATGGAGTAGAGAACCTAACAGCAGACTCCCCTGAAGTCAAAAGCAACTTGGATGCTAATAAGGCTCGAGTCTTGCGACATAGAGATATGTTTGGCAGACCTGTGATATATATACCAGCTAAGAATCATAATGCCTCCAATAGGGATATTGACGAGCTGACTAAGTTCATCGTTTATTGTTTG GAGGATgcttgtaaaaaatgttttgaagaaGTAGTAGACAATCTGTGTATAGTATTTGATCTTCAAGATTTTGGAGTAAGTTGTATGGATTATCAACTAGTGAAGAACTTGATATGGCTGCTAAGTCGGCACTATCCCGAAAGATTAGGAGTGTGCTTGATCATAAACTCTTCATCCTTGTTCTCTAGTTGCTGGGCAGTGATCAAAGGATG GCTGGACGAAAATACTACCAGCAAGGTAACATTTGTCGGCTCAGAAGAAGAACTGTGCAAGTATTTGATACCGGACATACTACCGACGGATATTTAA